TACGGCGCGCGTTAAGGTTGACATCGACCCGTAAAGCTTTTCTGTGAGAGAGATCGTTCGGTCCTGCTGGAGGCTCAGCGCATGAAAACCCTTGGCCTCATCGGCGGCATGAGCTGGGAATCGACGGCGATCTATTATCGCCTGCTCAACGAGATCGTGCGCGAGCGGCTGAGCGGGCTGCATTCGGCAAAGCTGTTGCTCTATTCCTTCGACTTCGCCGAAATCGCCGACCGGCAGCATCATGGCGACTGGGACAGTGCGGGCGTGCTGCTGGCGGATGCCGCGCGCAAGCTGGAGGCGGGCGGCGCAGAGGGGCTTTTGATCTGCACCAACACCATGCACAAGCTCGCCGACCGGGTGCAGGCGGCGGTGTCGATCCCGCTTATCCACATTGCCGACGCCACGGCCGTCGCGGTCAAGGGCGCCGGCGTCAAGCGGCCGGCGCTGCTGGCGACCCGCTTCACCATGGAGCAGGATTTCTACAAGGGCCGGCTGACGGAGAAATACGGGCTGCAGCCCGTGGTGCCGGACCAGGCCGGGCGCGACATGGTGCACCAGGTAATCTACGACGAGCTTTGCCGGGGCATCGTCAACGCGGCATCGAAGGCGGCCTATATCGACGAGGTCGCCCGTCTGCGGCGCGATGAGAAGATCGATGGCGTCATCATGGGCTGCACCGAGATCACCATGTTGATTGGCGAGCGCGATTTCGACATTCCGGTGTTCGACACCACGCGCATCCATGCTGAGGCGGCGGTCGCATTCATGCTGCCCTGAAGGGTCAAAACAAGGATCAGGGCTGGGCAGCCACGGCGACATTGCCGCTGCCGGCCACTTTCAGCTTCCATCGATCTGCTTCCGTGCCGGCCAGATTGAGGTGCCCGGTCAGGAAATAAAGGCGACCGGTGTCGGGGCCTTTGGCTGTGCAAAACCGGTCCTGCAGATAGGAGGGAGGCGTCGCCTGATAATACAGGTTGGCCACGATGCTGGCCGGACGCGTGCGCGGCCTAAACAGCCTTCCGCTCCTTCACGAATTGCGCGCCGAAACTGCCGCGCGCTTGACTTCTTTTTGCAGCGACATTCAATGCATCCGGCATTGCTGTGAGGGGATGAAAGCAAGATGGAATTTGCGTTTCCGTGGCCGACCAGCCAGGGCGAATGGCTGGCTTGGTCCAGCGCCGTCGTCACCTTGGCGCTCGGTCTGCTGTTTTTCCTCGCGCCAGGGCTGGCATTTCGGATTCTGCGGCTGCAGGTCCGGCCCGAAAGGGCAGCGGCAATCGCGGAAGGGCGCGGCCGGATGTCGGGCTTCTATCTCGGCGTCAGCCTGTGCTGCATTCTGTTGGCGCAGCCGTGGCTCTATATGGCACTCGGCTTTTCCTGGCTGTTCACCGCTTTTGGCCGTTTGCTGTCGATGATGTCGGACGGCGCCAACACGCCTTTCAACTGGGCGTCGATCGTCGTCGAACTCGTCCTGGCCGCGTTGCCGCTTGCCTTCGTCTTCGGCTTTCTGCCCTGAATCGGCAGCCAATCCAAAGGCTTCGGTTGAACTCTGCGGCCGGATGCGACAATAGTGCCCGAAAAGCATGCGGGACGACGCATTGCGGTCTTAAAATGCCTGTGCTAGACGGCAATCGACTTTCGGCCGGGGATAGCGGAAGCCGCGCCTCCGTGCTTGGAAAAACTTAGTAAGGTCAAAGATTTAGCCAGAGTTTTTGCTCGCGCCAACAATCTGCGGCCCCTCAGACAAGAGAAAAGACGGTCCGTGGCTCAATCGTCATCGCCAATCTCGGGTGTCGCAGAACGCTACGCGGGTTCGCTGTTCGAACTTGCGCTGCAATCGAATTCGGTGGCCAAGGTCGAGGCCGACCTCGACAGTTTCGCCAGGATGCTGGATGACAGCGCCGACCTGACGCGCCTCATCAACAGCCCGGTGTTCTCCAGCGAGGACCAGGCCAAGGCAATCGCGTCGATCGCCGACAAGGCCGGCATCACCGGCCTGACCGGCAATTTCCTGCGCGTCGTCGCCCGCAACCGCCGGCTCTTCGCGGTGCCCGGCATGATCAAGGCTTTTCGCAAGATCGCCGCCGAACAGCGCGGTGAGACATCAGCC
This region of Mesorhizobium sp. C432A genomic DNA includes:
- a CDS encoding aspartate/glutamate racemase family protein gives rise to the protein MKTLGLIGGMSWESTAIYYRLLNEIVRERLSGLHSAKLLLYSFDFAEIADRQHHGDWDSAGVLLADAARKLEAGGAEGLLICTNTMHKLADRVQAAVSIPLIHIADATAVAVKGAGVKRPALLATRFTMEQDFYKGRLTEKYGLQPVVPDQAGRDMVHQVIYDELCRGIVNAASKAAYIDEVARLRRDEKIDGVIMGCTEITMLIGERDFDIPVFDTTRIHAEAAVAFMLP
- a CDS encoding DUF4345 family protein, which translates into the protein MEFAFPWPTSQGEWLAWSSAVVTLALGLLFFLAPGLAFRILRLQVRPERAAAIAEGRGRMSGFYLGVSLCCILLAQPWLYMALGFSWLFTAFGRLLSMMSDGANTPFNWASIVVELVLAALPLAFVFGFLP
- a CDS encoding F0F1 ATP synthase subunit delta, with product MAQSSSPISGVAERYAGSLFELALQSNSVAKVEADLDSFARMLDDSADLTRLINSPVFSSEDQAKAIASIADKAGITGLTGNFLRVVARNRRLFAVPGMIKAFRKIAAEQRGETSAEVTSAHELTAAQQTELKAALKGVAGKDVAITVTVDPSLLGGLVVKMGSRQIDTSLKTKLNSLKLALKEVG